The following are from one region of the Stigmatopora argus isolate UIUO_Sarg chromosome 9, RoL_Sarg_1.0, whole genome shotgun sequence genome:
- the LOC144081924 gene encoding protocadherin alpha-5-like isoform X5 gives MRTRRQRLDWGIYIALLLCFDGSSASQLSYSIHEEANKGFVVGNIVKDLNLNLNELDARGLRVVSSYSKEYFNINLLNGNLFVNQRIDREELCPNVVKCSLKIQAVLNNPMVAHRVEIIILDINDNSPSFIENTYSLNISESALPGERYLLPVAVDTDVGTHSVRSYKLSNNEHFTLDVQSGGEHGLSAELVLQKPLDREKQSHIALALTAVDGGKPPKSGSLQIRVNVLDVNDNVPVFSKSLYKVRVNEDAVQGSVLIKLNATDMDEGMNSKIRYSFIKRGNNDPSNIFDLNEETGEIAIKGKLDYEETPAYEVRIQAMDQGTVPRTAHAKLLIEIIDINDNAPEITVTSLMTPVKENAEVGTIVALITVSDEDGGSNGVINCEVVGSVPFKLKSNYKNDYSLVVDGALDRESTSLYNVSILATDGGSPPMSTFKTIPVQVSDVNDNAPHFMEPIVNVYVKENSPTGYSVCSIKATDPDLDANAKVSYALLDTYPRNIPISSLLHMNSDSGEILSLQSFDYEKLKTFQFKVQATDSGVPPLSSNVTVNVYILDENDNSPAILAPYSERGSVNSESIPYSAEAGYFVGKIRAVDADSGYNALLSYHLSEPKGHHNLFRIGTSTGEIRTKRKMSDNDLKSHPLLVLVSDNGESPLSATVSMDVLVMEGTVDSGIPFRHVPVKEESFSHLHLYLLVAIVAVSLVFLLSLLALVAFRCHQQTDASLERYGAPMITTHPDGSWSYSKATQQYDVCFSSDTLKSDMVVFPTPFPPVEAELISINGGDTFSRTQTLPNTEKPMMPNSDWRYSASLRAGGVMQSSVHMEESAVMQGAQGVLVQNWPTASSAADAEGGEVSPPMGAGVDSNSWHFRYGPGGPGAPPQHLKPGEVPPEAFIIPGSPAIISIRQNQGGEDDKSDFITFGKKEEAKKKKKKKKDKKDKKDKGKDDDE, from the exons ATGAGGACACGCCGGCAAAGACTCGATTGGGGGATTTACATTGCTTTGCTTCTTTGTTTTGATGGCTCGTCCGCGTCGCAACTGTCCTACTCCATTCACGAGGAGGCGAACAAAGGCTTCGTGGTGGGGAATATAGTCAAGGATTTAAACCTCAACCTGAACGAGCTGGACGCCAGAGGTCTGCGAGTGGTTTCCAGCTACAGTAAAGAGTATTTTAACATCAATCTACTGAACGGGAATCTATTTGTAAATCAAAGAATTGACAGGGAGGAGCTTTGTCCGAATGTGGTCAAATGTTCATTAAAGATACAAGCCGTGTTAAACAATCCAATGGTGGCACATCGCGTTGAGATCATTATTTTGGATATAAACGACAATTCGCCGTCTTTCATAGAAAATACATACAGTTTAAACATTTCTGAATCAGCATTGCCGGGGGAGCGTTACCTCCTACCAGTGGCCGTGGACACAGACGTGGGCACACATTCTGTAAGGAGCTATAAACTCAGCAATAATGAACATTTTACATTGGATGTGCAGAGCGGAGGTGAGCATGGCTTGTCTGCCGAATTGGTGCTTCAAAAACCTTTAGATCGAGAGAAACAATCGCATATTGCACTTGCATTGACAGCCGTCGACGGGGGCAAACCTCCAAAGTCAGGCTCTTTGCAAATACGCGTCAATGTGCTCGATGTTAACGACAATGTGCCCGTGTTTAGCAAGTCTCTGTATAAAGTGCGCGTGAATGAAGACGCCGTGCAGGGCTCGGTTCTGATTAAATTAAATGCAACTGACATGGACGAAGGCATGAACAGTAAAATAAGGTATTCATTCATCAAACGAGGAAACAATGATCCATCTAATATTTTCGATCTTAATGAAGAAACAGGAGAAATTGCGATCAAGGGTAAGTTAGATTATGAAGAAACCCCTGCTTATGAAGTCAGAATTCAAGCAATGGATCAGGGGACAGTTCCTCGTACCGCACATGCTAAACTACTAATAGAAATTATTGATATAAATGACAACGCTCCTGAAATAACGGTGACATCACTGATGACACCGGTGAAGGAAAATGCAGAAGTGGGGACCATTGTAGCTTTGATTACCGTCAGTGACGAGGATGGTGGCAGCAACGGTGTCATCAACTGCGAAGTAGTTGGCTCGGTTCCGTTTAAACTAAAGTCCAATTACAAAAATGACTATTCTCTAGTAGTTGATGGAGCACTGGATAGAGAAAGCACCTCCCTTTATAATGTCTCTATTTTGGCCACAGATGGAGGAAGTCCACCAATGTCCACTTTCAAAACAATTCCTGTTCAGGTTTCTGATGTTAATGATAATGCACCACATTTTATGGAACCTATTGTTAATGTATACGTTAAAGAAAATAGTCCAACTGGATATTCTGTTTGCTCCATCAAAGCAACTGACCCTGATTTGGATGCAAATGCTAAAGTGTCATATGCATTGTTAGATACTTATCCTCGCAATATTCCAATTTCATCACTTCTTCACATGAACTCAGATAGTGGAGAAATACTAAGTTTGCAGTCTTTTGACTATGAGAAGTTAAAGACGTTTCAGTTCAAAGTTCAGGCCACAGATTCTGGTGTTCCTCCACTTAGTAGCAATGTTACCGTCAATGTTTATATCCTGGATGAGAACGACAACAGTCCGGCCATTTTGGCCCCCTATTCAGAGCGCGGCTCCGTCAACAGCGAGAGCATCCCTTACTCCGCCGAAGCAGGCTACTTTGTGGGCAAGATCAGAGCCGTAGACGCTGACTCAGGATACAATGCACTGCTCTCCTATCATCTGTCAGAGCCCAAAGGCCACCACAACCTCTTCCGGATCGGAACCAGCACCGGGGAGATCCGCACTAAGCGGAAAATGAGTGACAATGACCTGAAGAGTCACCCCTTACTGGTGCTGGTATCTGACAATGGTGAATCCCCCCTGTCGGCGACCGTGTCTATGGACGTGCTGGTGATGGAAGGCACGGTGGACAGCGGCATTCCATTCAGACATGTCCCCGTCAAGGAGGAGAGCTTCTCCCATTTGCACTTGTACTTGCTGGTAGCCATCGTGGCCGTGTCGCTGGTCTTCCTGCTCAGCCTGCTGGCTTTGGTGGCCTTCAGGTGCCACCAACAGACGGACGCAAGTCTGGAGAGGTACGGGGCCCCCATGATTACCACCCACCCCGACGGGAGCTGGTCTTACTCCAAAGCAACGCAGCAGTACGACGTTTGCTTCAGctcagacacactcaaaagtgACATGGTGGTTTTCCCCACACCGTTTCCACCCGTAGAGGCAGAACTGATCAGTATTAATGGAGGAGACACTTTTTCCAGGACTCAGACTTTGCCTAACACAGAAAAG cCCATGATGCCAAATTCTGACTGGAGATATTCAGCCTCACTGAGAGCAGGTGGTGTCATGCAGAG ttcAGTTCATATGGAGGAATCCGCGGTGATGCAGGGAGCCCAGGGGGTTCTGGTTCAGAACTGGCCCACAGCATCAAGTGCTGCTG ACGCCGAAGGCGGAGAGGTGTCTCCCCCGATGGGCGCCGGAGTGGACAGCAACAGCTGGCACTTCCGCTACGGCCCCGGGGGGCCCGGGGCACCTCCGCAACACCTGAAGCCCGGCGAGGTCCCCCCCGAGGCCTTCATCATCCCCGGCTCCCCCGCCATCATATCCATCCGGCAGAACCAGGGCGGCGAGGACGACAAGAGCGACTTCATCACCTTCGGCAAGAAGGAGGaggccaagaagaagaagaaaaagaagaaggacAAGAAGGACAAAAAGGATAAGGGCAAAGATGACGACgagtaa
- the LOC144081924 gene encoding protocadherin alpha-5-like isoform X4 produces MKLDDVSRLWICFSWLLFPFWRVASAQIVYSVTEESKPGTTVGNLAKDLHLDGQDLERRALQISGENARYLGVDAKTGILAVTDRIDREELCARRVKCSLEVEAIANAPLNLYRFEVKIVDINDNAPHFRLPGILLNVSELAFTGERFTLPKALDADVGSYSVKSYKLSPNEHFSLDVQNAGEQSMSAELVLQKALDREKQALIKLTLTALDGGKPAKSGTLPVTIVVQDVNDNIPVFEQALYKATVIENAPRGTSVVSVRARDSDEGLNGEIVYSFIDHDGDHEIDKFAINSATGEITVNGELDHESGAAVEMRVQAKDKGLNSRASHCKILVEIADVNDNAPAITVTSIVDVVREDAPLDTMVALLTVKDNDADKNGLVNVRIVEAVPFKIKNTYKNHYTLLVNGALDRERVSKYDVTISASDEGIPSLSSTAVISVHVSDINDNVPHFGEAVVHVFVKENSPAGAVIYTMSADDPDVGENAKISFSVVNSHLRKDDVVRSNVNINAQSGDIVALQSFDYEKLKTFQFQVQATDAGVPPLSSNVTVNVYILDENDNSPAILAPYSEHGSVNSESIPYSAEAGYFVGKIRAVDADSGYNALLSYHLSEPKGNNNLFRIGTSTGEIRTKRKMSDNDLKSHPLLVLVSDNGESPLSATVSMDVLVMEGTADSGTPFRHVPIKEESFSHLHLYLLVAIVAVSLVFLLSLLALVAFRCHRQADASLERYGAPMITTHPDGSWSYSKATQQYDVCFSSDTLKSDMVVFPTPFPPVEAELISINGGDTFSRTQTLPTTEKPMMPNSDWRYSASLRAGGVMQSSVHMEESAVMQGAQGVLVQNWPTASSAADAEGGEVSPPMGAGVDSNSWHFRYGPGGPGAPPQHLKPGEVPPEAFIIPGSPAIISIRQNQGGEDDKSDFITFGKKEEAKKKKKKKKDKKDKKDKGKDDDE; encoded by the exons ATGAAACTGGACGACGTTTCCCGTCTTTGGATATGTTTCTCCTGGCTTTTGTTCCCCTTCTGGAGGGTGGCCTCAGCGCAGATAGTGTATTCCGTGACGGAAGAATCGAAGCCGGGGACCACAGTGGGGAATTTGGCTAAAGACCTGCACCTCGACGGCCAGGATTTGGAAAGGAGAGCTTTGCAAATATCTGGAGAGAATGCCAGGTATTTGGGGGTCGATGCTAAAACGGGAATACTTGCAGTAACGGACAGGATTGACCGAGAAGAGCTTTGTGCTCGCCGTGTCAAGTGCTCTTTGGAAGTGGAAGCCATCGCCAACGCGCCGCTCAATCTTTATCGctttgaggtgaaaattgtagACATCAACGACAACGCCCCGCATTTCAGACTACCTGGAATTCTTCTCAACGTGTCAGAATTAGCTTTTACCGGAGAACGATTTACTTTGCCCAAGGCGTTAGATGCCGATGTCGGCAGTTATTCCGTCAAAAGCTATAAACTGAGCCCAAACGAGCATTTCTCTCTGGACGTGCAGAACGCCGGCGAGCAGTCCATGTCTGCCGAACTGGTGCTGCAAAAAGCTCTAGACCGCGAGAAACAGGCGCTGATCAAACTCACGTTAACGGCTTTGGATGGAGGAAAGCCCGCTAAATCGGGAACCTTGCCGGTAACCATTGTGGTGCAAGACGTGAACGACAATATTCCAGTATTCGAACAGGCTTTGTACAAAGCCACCGTGATTGAAAACGCGCCGCGCGGCACGAGCGTTGTGTCGGTACGCGCTCGCGATTCGGACGAGGGCCTCAACGGGGAAATCGTGTATTCTTTTATCGATCACGACGGCGACCACGAGATCGACAAATTTGCCATTAATTCGGCCACTGGCGAAATTACAGTCAACGGCGAATTGGATCATGAAAGCGGCGCCGCGGTCGAAATGAGAGTGCAGGCAAAGGACAAAGGCTTGAATTCGAGAGCGTCGCATTGTAAAATTCTGGTGGAAATCGCTGACGTTAACGATAATGCTCCGGCGATAACCGTCACGTCAATAGTGGACGTGGTGAGGGAGGACGCGCCGCTCGACACGATGGTGGCGCTCTTGACGGTAAAAGATAACGACGCGGACAAAAACGGCCTGGTGAATGTTCGGATCGTGGAGGCTGTcccctttaaaataaaaaacacctaCAAAAATCACTACACGCTGCTTGTCAATGGGGCGCTAGACCGAGAACGGGTTTCGAAGTATGACGTCACAATCAGCGCGTCCGACGAAGGCATTCCTTCGCTCTCCAGTACAGCAGTCATTTCCGTGCACGTTTCAGATATCAATGACAACGTGCCCCACTTTGGAGAAGCCGTAGTTCATGTTTTTGTCAAAGAAAACAGTCCCGCCGGCGCAGTTATCTACACAATGAGTGCAGATGATCCCGACGTGGGAGAAAATGCTAAAATTTCCTTTTCGGTTGTAAATAGTCATTTGCGTAAAGATGACGTGGTGCGATCCAATGTTAACATCAATGCTCAGAGTGGGGACATCGTGGCTTTGCAGTCTTTTGATTATGAGAAGTTAAAGACGTTTCAGTTTCAAGTTCAGGCCACGGATGCAGGCGTTCCTCCGCTCAGTAGCAACGTGACCGTAAATGTTTATATTCTGGATGAGAACGACAACAGTCCGGCCATTTTGGCCCCCTATTCAGAGCACGGCTCCGTCAACAGCGAGAGCATCCCTTATTCCGCTGAAGCAGGCTACTTTGTGGGCAAGATCAGGGCTGTAGACGCCGACTCGGGATACAATGCATTGCTCTCCTATCACCTGTCGGAGCCTAAGGGCAACAACAACCTCTTCCGGATTGGAACCAGCACCGGAGAGATCCGTACTAAGCGGAAAATGAGTGACAATGACCTAAAGAGTCACCCCTTGCTGGTGCTTGTGTCTGACAATGGCGAATCCCCCCTGTCAGCCACCGTGTCTATGGACGTGCTGGTGATGGAAGGCACAGCGGACAGCGGTACTCCGTTCAGACATGTGCCCATCAAGGAAGAGAGCTTCTCCCATTTGCACTTGTACTTGCTGGTGGCCATCGTGGCCGTGTCGCTGGTCTTCCTGCTCAGCCTGCTGGCTTTGGTGGCCTTCAGGTGCCACCGACAGGCGGACGCAAGTCTGGAGAGGTACGGTGCCCCCATGATCACCACCCACCCCGACGGAAGCTGGTCTTACTCCAAAGCGACGCAGCAGTACGACGTGTGCTTTAGCTCAGACACGCTGAAAAGTGACATGGTGGTTTTCCCCACGCCGTTTCCACCCGTAGAGGCAGAACTGATCAGTATTAATGGAGGAGACACCTTTTCCAGGACTCAGACTTTGCCCACGACTGAGAAG cCCATGATGCCAAATTCTGACTGGAGATATTCAGCCTCACTGAGAGCAGGTGGTGTCATGCAGAG ttcAGTTCATATGGAGGAATCCGCGGTGATGCAGGGAGCCCAGGGGGTTCTGGTTCAGAACTGGCCCACAGCATCAAGTGCTGCTG ACGCCGAAGGCGGAGAGGTGTCTCCCCCGATGGGCGCCGGAGTGGACAGCAACAGCTGGCACTTCCGCTACGGCCCCGGGGGGCCCGGGGCACCTCCGCAACACCTGAAGCCCGGCGAGGTCCCCCCCGAGGCCTTCATCATCCCCGGCTCCCCCGCCATCATATCCATCCGGCAGAACCAGGGCGGCGAGGACGACAAGAGCGACTTCATCACCTTCGGCAAGAAGGAGGaggccaagaagaagaagaaaaagaagaaggacAAGAAGGACAAAAAGGATAAGGGCAAAGATGACGACgagtaa